Proteins encoded in a region of the Populus nigra chromosome 3, ddPopNigr1.1, whole genome shotgun sequence genome:
- the LOC133688333 gene encoding OVARIAN TUMOR DOMAIN-containing deubiquitinating enzyme 11-like isoform X1, whose amino-acid sequence MTESNSNASVSSSSSLNSSFPDIEDDQTIASILAEDESSQVAGTLGKRLSHLDSIPHTPRVNGEIPDVNDATLDHERLSERLATYGLEELQIEGDGNCQFRALADQLFRSPDYHKHVRKKIVKQLKHFRKSYEGYVPMKYRSYVKKMKKPGEWGDHLTLQAAADQFGAKICLVTSFRDTCYIEIMPKDKSPTRELWLSFWSEVHYNSLYATGDVPTRVARKKHWLF is encoded by the exons ATGACTGAAAGCAATAGCAATGCAAGTGTGAGCTCGAGTTCGAGTTTGAATAGCAGCTTTCCGGACATAGAGGATGACCAAACCATTGCAAGCATCTTAGCAGAAGATGAAAGTTCTCAAGTTGCTGGAACGCTTGGGAAGAGACTGTCGCATTTGGACTCCATACCA CACACTCCACGGGTGAATGGTGAGATACCTGATGTGAATGATGCAACCTTAGACCATGAGCGACTGTCTGAAAG GTTGGCAACATATGGTTTAGAAGAACTGCAAATCGAGGGCGATGGGAATTGCCAG TTTCGAGCATTAGCAGACCAATTGTTCCGCAGTCCAGATTACCACAAACATGTGAGGAAGAAAATAGTCAAGCAG CTAAAGCATTTCAGAAAATCATATGAGGGATATGTCCCCATGAAGTACAGAAGCTAtgtgaagaagatgaaaaa GCCAGGGGAGTGGGGGGATCATCTAACTCTACAGGCAGCGGCAGATCAA TTTGGAGCCAAAATTTGTTTGGTAACATCTTTCCGGGACACATGCTATATCGAGATCATGCCCAAAGACAAAAGTCCCACCAGAG AACTTTGGCTGAGCTTTTGGAGCGAAGTTCATTACAATTCATTGTATGCAACTGGAG ATGTCCCGACCAGAGTAGCAAGAAAGAAGCATTGGCTTTTTTAA
- the LOC133689487 gene encoding abrin-a-like, producing MKVRILQLVALWVLIVAIHDHHVMANDGGIYTHPGPIIRLHASGEGRKAINDSRPLSIVGAGSKLCVSVNRFVPKLVDCKADTKEQKWEFYTDGTLRTETDLSMCLTCNDLTQGSDILVLPCNFSSSDYIVWKYRSSDKAIINVVTELVMDLRSGQTEGAQQMFLWESLDKDNQMWYLEA from the coding sequence ATGAAAGTTCGGATTTTGCAGTTGGTGGCACTATGGGTTTTGATAGTGGCAATTCACGATCACCATGTCATGGCAAACGATGGTGGCATTTATACACATCCCGGGCCTATAATTCGACTGCATGCCTCTGGAGAAGGTAGGAAGGCTATCAATGATTCAAGGCCGTTGTCTATCGTCGGTGCAGGCAGTAAACTCTGCGTTTCAGTAAACAGATTCGTGCCCAAGCTAGTGGATTGCAAGGCCGACACAAAAGAGCAAAAATGGGAGTTCTATACAGATGGTACTTTGCGGACAGAGACGGACCTTAGCATGTGCCTCACTTGTAATGACCTAACCCAAGGAAGCGACATTCTCGTTCTCCCATGCAACTTCAGTTCGTCTGATTATATAGTTTGGAAATATAGGTCCTCTGATAAAGCCATTATTAATGTTGTCACTGAACTAGTAATGGATTTGCGCAGTGGTCAAACAGAAGGCGCTCAACAAATGTTTCTTTGGGAATCCCTAGATAAAGACAACCAGATGTGGTATCTAGAAGCATGA
- the LOC133688333 gene encoding OVARIAN TUMOR DOMAIN-containing deubiquitinating enzyme 11-like isoform X2 — protein sequence MTESNSNASVSSSSSLNSSFPDIEDDQTIASILAEDESSQVAGTLGKRLSHLDSIPHTPRVNGEIPDVNDATLDHERLSERLATYGLEELQIEGDGNCQLKHFRKSYEGYVPMKYRSYVKKMKKPGEWGDHLTLQAAADQFGAKICLVTSFRDTCYIEIMPKDKSPTRELWLSFWSEVHYNSLYATGDVPTRVARKKHWLF from the exons ATGACTGAAAGCAATAGCAATGCAAGTGTGAGCTCGAGTTCGAGTTTGAATAGCAGCTTTCCGGACATAGAGGATGACCAAACCATTGCAAGCATCTTAGCAGAAGATGAAAGTTCTCAAGTTGCTGGAACGCTTGGGAAGAGACTGTCGCATTTGGACTCCATACCA CACACTCCACGGGTGAATGGTGAGATACCTGATGTGAATGATGCAACCTTAGACCATGAGCGACTGTCTGAAAG GTTGGCAACATATGGTTTAGAAGAACTGCAAATCGAGGGCGATGGGAATTGCCAG CTAAAGCATTTCAGAAAATCATATGAGGGATATGTCCCCATGAAGTACAGAAGCTAtgtgaagaagatgaaaaa GCCAGGGGAGTGGGGGGATCATCTAACTCTACAGGCAGCGGCAGATCAA TTTGGAGCCAAAATTTGTTTGGTAACATCTTTCCGGGACACATGCTATATCGAGATCATGCCCAAAGACAAAAGTCCCACCAGAG AACTTTGGCTGAGCTTTTGGAGCGAAGTTCATTACAATTCATTGTATGCAACTGGAG ATGTCCCGACCAGAGTAGCAAGAAAGAAGCATTGGCTTTTTTAA